The genome window CCTGAACCAGACCGGCAAGGGCACGCCCATGGGCGAACTGCTGCGCCGCTACTGGTGGCCGGTCGGCATTTCCGCCGACCTGAACGACAAGCCCACGCTGGTCAAGCTGCTGGGCGAAGAACTCGTGCTCTATCGCGACCAGCAGGGCCGCCTGGGGCTGGTCGGGTCGCGCTGTCCGCATCGCCGCGCCAATCTCTGTTTCGGCAACGTCACGCACGATGGCATCCGGTGCCGCTATCACGGCTGGCTGATGGATGCCGAAGGCCGGGTCAAGGCCACGCCGGGCGAGCCGGACAAGTCCTTCAAGGACTCGGTGCGGCATCCCGCCTATCCGGTCCAGGAACTGGGCGGCATCGTCTTCGCCTACCTCGGCCCTCAACCCGCGCCGGCCCTGCCGCCGTTCAATTTCCTGGTCGATCCGGGCGAGCGCATCGTGAAGGTCACCGGCTATGCCGAATGCAACTGGATGCCGACCATCGAGAACGCGATGGATCCGCTGCACCTGAGCTTCACCCACGCGCCGTCGTTCAAGGACCTGCGCGCCGAGCCCGAGGTCTGGTTCGAAGAGCACGACCTGGGCGTGGCCTACGTGTCGGCGCGGCCGGTGCCGGGCAAGGACGGCCGTTTCGGCATACGGGTCCACAACCTGCTGCTGCCCGCCATCAGCCACAGCGGCAACACGGACCGCTGGATCTCCGGCGCCGCGGGCAGCGACGATCCGCCCATCACCGCGCGCTGGGCCGTGCCGGTGGACGATACCCATACCCTGATGTTCCGCATCATGTACAAGCCCGAGGGCCATGTGGGCGAATGGCGCGAGTGCGCCGAGGACGAGCGTTGGGACCTGGCGTGGGTGGCCACGCGCGCCGAACCGTACCAGGAGTACCGCGAGGCGCCTTCGCAGGAGGCGGTCAGGCTCGGACATACGGTGCCGCCGGGCGCATCGCGCGAGGATGCGACCATCGTCGAAAGCATAGGCGCCGTCATCGACCACGAGAACGAGAACCTGCTGCCCACCGCCGACCACGGGCTGGCGATGATCCGCCAGCTTTACCTGGACGCCGCGACGAGCGTGCAGGAGGGCGGGGATCCTCCGGGCACCTTCCGCGACCTGGCCCCGGATACGGTCGTCAAGCCGCGCACGGGCGAGCGCATGGTCGATGCGCAAGAATACGCACGGCTGCTGGAGCAGAAGTCCGTGGCCGCCAGCCTGGTTTCCTGAGGCCTCGCGATGCGGCTGGTGAGCTTTCTCGCGCCCGACGGCCCGGCCCGGCTGGGGGTGCTGCTGGGCGCGGAGCCCGATGCACCGGTGCTGGACCTGGCCCGCGCGCGGGCCAGGTCCAGCACCGGGCAGGACCCGGGCGGCGATGCCGCCGCTGTGGGGGACATGGCGGCCTTTCTCGCACACGGCCTGCCTGCCCTGGAGGGCGCGCGCGCCGCGCTGGACCGTGTGCGCGAGGGCTGGAGGAAACCCGCTGAACGGCAGTCGCTGCTGGCTGGCGGCATCATGCTGCCGCGCGAGACGGTGCGCTTCCTGCCGGTCGTGCGGCGTCCGGGCAAGGTCGTGTGCGTGGGCCTGAACTTTGCCTCGCACATCGCCGAGGCCCGGGCGGCGGGCCAGCCGGTGCCCGAGGCGCCGGCCGAGCCGCTGGGCTTCGGCAAGGTGGCCAGCGCCCTGGCGGGACACGGCGCCTCCATCGTGCTGCCCCGGCATGGAAGGCAACTCGACTACGAGGTCGAGCTGGCGTTCGTGATCGGCCGGCGCTGCGCCGATGTGGCGCCCGAGGCCTTCGCGGAACACGTGGCGGGGCTGACCATTGCCGTGGACTACAGCCTGAGGGACCTGCTGTTCCGCTCGGGCGGCAATCCTTTCCTGGCCAAGAACTTCGACGGCTTCTGCCCCCTGGGGCCTGCGCTGGTGACCCTGGACGAACTGGGCGATCCCGACGATCGCGAACTGCGCCTGTGGGTCAACGGCGAACTGCGGCAGCGGGAGTCGATGCGCGCGGCGCTGTTCAGCTGCGCGCGGATCCTGTCGTACTGGTCGGCTCGCTACACGTTCGAGCCGGGCGATGTGATCACCGCGGGCACGCCGGCGGGCGTCGGCATCTTCAGTCGCGATCCGGCGTCCTGGCTGCTCAAGCCCGGCGACGTGGTGCGGGCCGAAATAGACGGACTCGGCATGCTCGAGACCACCATCGTGGCGGACGGGCGCGCGTCCGGCGCGGTTTCCTGAACGCTTCATCCGCGCAAGCTACCCATACAGAGAACAACGACATGCAAAAAGAAAGACTGAACATCGACTCCATCCCCACGCTGGGCCTGGCGCTGTCCGTCGGCGTCAAGGCCGGCCGCCTGGTCTTCTGCAGCGGCATGGCGCCGCTGGACGCCGAAGGCAACCTGGTGGGCGTGGGCGACATCGCGCGCCAGACCGAACAGACCCTGGACAACCTGGAGAAGGTCCTGGCCGCCGGCGGCGCGGGTTTCGAGGATGTGGTCAAGACCACGGTGTTCGTCACCGACGCGCGCCACTTCCAGACGGTCAACGACATCTACGCGCGCCGCTTCGGCAAGGCGCCGCCGGCGCGCTCGACCGTGCAGGTGGGCATGATGCATCCCGATCTGATGATCGAGATCGAGGCCATCGCGGTGGTCGAGGACGCGGCCTGACGCGACGGGTGCCCATCATGACGATTGCTTTCCGTCCCGACGACAGACCGCGCATCCCGAGTGCCGACGAGCGCCGCCCACCGGCCATCGTTGCGCGCCACACCCGGCCCGCGGTGCGCGGCCTGCGCTGCGCCATCAGCAGCACCCACGACCTGGCGACCCTGGCCGGGCAGCGCGTCGCCGCGCGGGGCGGGAATGCCATCGACGCGGGCGTGGCCGCCGGCATCGCGCTGGCGGTGCTGGAGCCGCACATGTGCAATTTCGGCGGCGTGGCGCCCATCATGGTCATGCGGCCGGGCATGGCCGCGCCGGAGACCATAGACGGCGTGGGCGCCTGGCCTGCCGGGCTGGCGCTGGAGGACTACCGGCAATGGTTCGGCGGCGACATGCCGATCGGACTGGAGCGTTCGGTGGTGCCGGGCGCCCCGGCCTCGTGGCTGACCGCGCTGGCCCGCCACGGCCGCCTGACACTGGCCGAGGTGCTGGAGCCGGCCATGGAGCTGTGCGTGGATGGCTTCGCCGTGTACCCGGGCCTGGCGTCGTTCGTCAACCATTTCGCCGACCGGCTGCGAGGATGGCCGGCGTCGGCGGCGCAGTGGCTGCCGCAGGGCGGTCCGCTGCGCGTGGGCCAGCGCATGGTCCAGCCGGACCTGGGCCGGCTGCTGGATACGCTGGCCGGCGCCGAGCGCGCCGCGGCGGCAGCGGGAGCGTCGCGGGAAGACGCGATCCAGGCTGCTGTCGACGTCTTCTACCAAGGCGAGGTGGCCGAGCGCATGTCGGCCTTCGTCGCCGAGCAGGGCTGGCACCTGACGCGCGAGGATCTGGCGGGCTGGCGGCCGACCATCGAGACCGCGCCGTCGGTCAACTATCGGGGCGCCGACGTGCATTTCTGCGGGCCCTGGACCCAGGGGCCGATGATAGGGCTGGCCCTGAACATCCTGGAGGGCTATGACCTGGCGGCGATGGGCGGCGGGACGGCGGATTTCCATCACTTGTTCTGCGAGGCCATCAAGCTGGCCGCCGCCGACCGCGAAGGTTTCTTCGGCGACCCCCGGCACGTGGACGTGCCCATGCGGGGGCTGCTGGACAAGGCCTACGCCGACGAGCGGCGGCGGCTGATCCGGCTGGACCGGGCCCATCCCGGGCTGCCGCCGCCCGGGGCGCCATGGCGCCACGAGGGCCGCGCCGGCCGTGAAGGATACGTGCCTGCGCCCGCCGGCGGCGTCGCGCCGCCCGACACCTCCTATGTTTGTGCGATGGACGCCCAAGGCAATGCGTTCTCGGCCACGCCCTCGGACCATGCCATGGGCTCGCCGCTGGTGCCGGGCCTGGGCATCGTGGTGTCGCATCGCGGCGCCCAATTGTGGCTGGACCCGGCGCATCCGTCGGCGATGGCGCCCGGCAAGCGTCCGCGCCTGACGCCCAACCCCGCGATGCTGGTGCGCGGCGGCAGGGCGGAAATGGCCTTCGGCAGTCCCGGCGAGGACGCGCAGACCCAGGCCATGGTGCAGATGCTCTGCCAGCACCTGGATTTCGGACTGGACTTGCAATCGGCGATCGAGGCGCCTCGGGTGGCGAGCCAGGGCTTTCCCAGTTCCTTCCACCCGCACGTGTTCCGTCCGGGCGCGATGCTGGCCGAGGAAACGCTGGGAGCCGCCGCGCTGGAGGAGTTGTCCCGGCGCGGCCATCGCGTGCAGGCCATTCCCCGCTTCAGCTATGGCGTGGGCGCGCTGTGCGCGGTGCAGTCCGGCGCCGAGGGGCTGTTGGGCGCCGCCGATCCGCGCCGCGACTGTCTGGCACTGGCGTGGTGAGCGTGGGCGCGCGCGTACCGGACCAACAGGAGAAACGATGATCTCCGTATTGATCGAGAAAGCGGTGGGAGCGGTCGCGCTGCTCGTCATCGTGTCGCTGATGGCTTTCGGCCTGAGCGCGCTGTCGCCGCGCCATCCCGAGGTGCACCGGTTGGGGGCGGACGCCCCCGAGTCGGCCGTGCGCGAGGTCCGGCACGAGCTGGGGCTGGACCGCCCGCTGGCGGCGCAGTTCGTCGAATGGGCGGGCAGCGCCGTGCGCGGCGACCTGGGGCGCTCCTACGTGTCGGATACGTCCGTCGCGGAAGAGATCGCCGTGCGCGCGCCCCGCACCCTGTCCATGGTGACGCTGGCGATCGTGATCGCCTGTGCGCTGGGCCTGGCCCTGGGAGTGTCGTCGGCGCTGGCGAGACGTCCCGCCACACGGCGTTGCCTCGCGGTGTTCACCGGGCTGGTGCAGGCGGTGCCGGGCTTCTGGCTGGGCATCCTGCTGGTGACCCTGTTCGCGCTGCAACTCGGCTGGCTGCCGGCTACCGGCTACGTGCCGGCGTCGGTGTCGGTACCGGGCTGGCTGCAATCCATCCTGCTGCCGTCGATCGCGCTGGGCCTGCCGTCCACCGCGGCGATCGCCCGCCAACTGCGTGGCGCGCTGGCCGGCGAACTGGGCGAGGACTACGTCCGCAACGCCGTCGCCCAAGGCTTCGACCGGATGCACATCGTACTGCGCCATGCACTGCGCAATGCGATGGGCCCCGCGGTCACCATCATCGGCTTCCAGGTGGTGGTCAAGCTCAGCACCGTGGTGGTGGTGGAGCGGGTCTTCGCCATCGACGGCCTGGGGACCCTGGCGCTGGACGCGGTCTTCCGCGGCGATACGCCCGTCCTGCTCGGCTGCGTGATGACGTTCGCGCTGATCGTCGTCGTCGTGAATCTTTTCGTGGACCTGGCCTACACATGGATCAATCCGAGAACGCGGGCCGCATGATGGCCGCCATGGTGCGCCTGCCGCGATGGCTGGGCCTGGACGTGGCCAGCCGGCGCCTGGTACCGCCCGGCCTGCGGTGGCCCGTGCTGCTGTTCGCCTTCCTGATCGCCTGTGCCCTGATCGGGCCGTGGCTGGCGCCGCACGACCCGGACGCGCAGGACCTCCTGGCCAGCCTGGCCGGGCCGTCGTCCGGCCACTGGCTGGGCACCGACGAGCAGGGCCGCGACGTCCTGAGCCGGCTACTGTACGGACTGCGCGTCGATCTCCTGGCGGCGCTGCTCGCGGTGGGCTGCGGCGCTGCGCTGGGCGTGCCCGCTGGGACGCTGATCGGCTTCGTCGGCGGGCGCTTCGACCGGTTCTGCATGTGGCTGGTCAATGCCGCGCTGTCGCTGCCGCCCATCGTGCTGATCCTGGCGGTGGTCGCCGTGCTGGGCCGCGGGCTGTACGGCTCCATGGTCGCCCTGGGCCTGGTGCTGTCGCTGGCTTTCATTCGATTGGTACGGGGGCAGGTGCTGATGTTGCGGCGGGCCCCGCACGTCCAGGCGGCCCGGCTGGGCGGCGCATCGCGCCTGCGGCTGCTGGTGTTCCACGTGCTGCCAGGCGTGTATCCGGCCATCGTGATCCAGGTCGGCCTTTTCCTGCCGGTGGCGCTGCTGGTCGAGGCTTCGCTCAGCTATCTCGGGTTGAGCGTGCAGCCCCCGCAATCCAGCCTGGGCAGCATGCTGCAGGCCGCGCAGTCGGCGTCGTTGACCGCGCCCTGGCAGGTGTTGCCGCCGGGTATCGCGCTGGTCGTGGTGGCGCTGGTGCTCAATGCGCTGGCCGACGCCGTGAGCGATCGGCTGCGGCCCCGGACGATGGCCGGCGGCCTGCTGGAATCGGCGCGGGGCCGGGGCCGGCCCGCCAGACCCGCGCAGGACGAGGAGCAGATCCCGCTGCGCGTCGAAGGCCTGCGCGTGATGGTGGCCGATCCGGCAACCGGGCCGAGGCTGGCGGTGCGCGACGTGGACCTGCGGGTGGACCAGGGCGAGATCGTCGCCATCGTCGGCGAATCGGGATCGGGCAAGAGCCTGACGGCCATGTCGCTGCTCGGCCTGATGCCGGCGGGGGCGCACGTGGCGGGCGGCAGCGTGCTGCTGGCCGGCCGGCAGATGGTGGGTGCGGGGGCGGCGCAGCTGCGGCAGGCGCGCGCGCACGAGATCGGCGTCATCTTCCAGGATCCGCATAGTTGCCTGAACCCTGTCCACACCCTGGGCAGCCAGTTGATCGAACCCATGGTGCGCCTGAAGGGATGGCCGCGCGCCGAGGCCCGCGCGCGGGCGCTCGCGCTGCTGGCCGAGGTCGGCGTGACCGAGCCGGCAAGGCGCCTGGACCAGTATCCGCACGAGTTGTCCGGCGGCATCGCCCAGCGCGTCATGATCGCCATGGCCCTGTCGCGCGAGCCCAGGCTGCTGGTGGCCGACGAGGCGACCAGCGCGCTCGACACCACGGTGCAGGCGCAGGTGCTGGAACTGCTGGCCCGTCTGCGGCGCGAGCGGCGCCTGTCCATCCTGCTCATCACGCACAGCATGGGCGTGGTCAGCCACGTCGCGGACAGGGTGGTCGTGATGTACGGCGGCGAGGTCGTGGAAACGGGGCCGGTCGGGCAGGTGGTGCACCGTCCCGCCCATCCCTATACGCGGGCGTTGCTGGAGGCGGTGCCGCGCAACACGGCACGCCGCGGCGAGCTGGCGGGCTTGCCCGGGAACGTGCCCCGGCCCGGCGCGGAGTTCCCGGGCTGCCGTTTCGCACCCCGTTGTCCGCGCGTCGCGGCGGCCTGTACCGAGCATCCTGTCGCCCTGCTGGCGAGCGGTGCGGGCCTGGCGCGCTGCGTGCGTATTTCTGGAGAGGCGGCATGAACCAGCCTTTGATCGAGATCAGCGGGCTCGCGATCGACTACCCGGCGCGCCGCCGCCTGGGCGGTCCGCGCGAACGGATACGCGTCGTCGAAGGGGTGGACCTGAGCCTGGACGCGGGGCAGACCCTGGGCCTGGTGGGCGAGTCCGGATCGGGCAAGAGCAGCATCGGCCAGACCCTGCTGGGCGCCGTGCCGCCCGCCGCGGGCCGCATTCGCGTCGCGCAATGGGACGTGGGGGCCCTGCGCCACCGCGACTTGCGCGCCTATCGCCGCACCGTGCAGATGGTCTGGCAGAACCCCTATGCCTCGCTGACGCCCACCCTGCCCGTGGGCGAGCAGATCGGCGAACCCTTGCGCACCGATCCGGGCATGGACGCGGCGGCACGAAGCCGGCGCGTCGCTCAACTGCTGGATCAGGTGGGCCTGCGCGCGGCCGACGCGGCCAAGCTGCCCCACCAGTTCTCGGGCGGCCAGCGCCAGCGTGTCGCCATCGCCCGCGCGCTGGCACCGTCGCCCCGGCTGATCGTGCTGGACGAGCCGGTCAGCGCGCTCGACGTGATCACCCAGGCCCAGATACTGCGCCTGCTGGAAGCGGTGCAGCGCGAGACGCGGGTGGCCTACCTGCTGATCTCGCACGACATCGGCGTGGTGCGCTACCTGTCGGACCGTGTCGCGGTGCTCAGGCGCGGCTGCCTGGTCGAGAGCGGCGACGCGGACCAGGTGTGCGAGCGGCCGGCCCATGCCTACACCAGGGAATTGATCGGATCCATTCTCGAGCCCGGGCCGCTCGAACCGCTGGCGGACGAGATGTCCGCCGGCACACCGTCCCGCCCGGGCCCGTCATGGGGCGGGACATCTGTACAAGGACCGGTCCGCCAGCGCGGCGAGTGTCCACGATAACGAGGGGGAGAACATCCATGAAGCATTGCAGCGCGCTGTGGCTGGCAGCGGGGCTGTGCGCCGCGCCGGCGTTCGGCCAAAGCAGCGTCGTCATCTACGGTACGGTGGATGCCGGGGTACAGGTGGTCGATGACATCGGCGGACGCAGCCGATGGTCGCTGGGGTCCGGCGCCATGCAGCCCGAGCGTTTCGGCCTGCGTGGCGTGGAGGACATGGGGAACGGGCTCAAGGCGGATTTCCGGCTTGAGACCGGCATCCTGACCAAGAGCGGGCGGCAGGTGGTGGCGGACCGGTTGTTCAACCGTGAAGCCAGCCTGGGCCTGAGCGGCGCCTTCGGGTCCTTCCGCATGGGGCGGATGCCGGACCTGATGTACGAGTTCATTCCCAAGTACCTCAGCCCGCCGGCCTTGACCGCCATCGTCGCCAAGCATCCCGGCAACTGGGACAACTACGCCAGCCAGTACCAGTTCGGCAATTCCGCGATGTACACCACGCCGGACTTCGGTGGCTTCAAGCTGGCCGCTCAGTACGGCTTCGGCGAGGTGCCGGGGGATTCGCGCCGCAACCGCAACATGAGCGTGGGGGCGACCTATACCGCCGGGCCCTGGCGCACCGCGCTGGTGGCTTCCGAGCATCGTAACCGGCCCGTCGATATCGCCGGCCGCATGGGACTCACGCAGGCGTTCGGTGTCACCCTGACTCCGGGGGTCGCCGTGACGACCGACACGGTGCGCAACGTCGCGGTCGGCACGTCGTGGCGGGGGGCCTCGACCATCGTCGGCGTGGCCTATTCCCGCACCCGCATGTCGGCGCTGGGCGGCGACGCCACCCAGCACAACGTGGACATCGGCGGCGCCTGGACCTACGCGCCGTCGCAGACGGTTCAGGCCACGTTCACGCATTCACGGTTCGAGGGCGCGCGCTGGAACCAGTTGAAGCTCGTGGGCATCTACGGGTTCTCCAAGCGCACCAGCGCCTACCTGCTCGGACAGTACCAACGGGCCGCCGGTGACGCGAAATTCGCCGCCATGCAGGACATAGGCGTGGCCTCCGGCCGTTCACAGACCATGTTGACGGCAGGCATAATCCATTCCTTCTGATCCGCTCCGGGGCCGGCGCGCAGCCGGCCCGCAGGCTTCATCGATCAACAGACGCGAGTACTCCTACATGTCGTCCGACACCCGTGCTTTTCCGTCGCAATCGACAGTCCATCTCCAGATCGCGCGGACCTACGCGGCCTGCATTTCGGCCTTCGAGCAATACACGGACATCCATATCGTCCGCTGGCGTGTGCTGTTCATGCTGTACAACCGGGGCGAGTCCACCCAGAAGGAACTGGCCGAGCATACCGGGCTGGACGGGTGGTCCATCACCCGCGCCGTCAAGCCCATGGAGGAAGAGGGCTTCATCGAGCGCGAACTGGTGCGGTCCGACAACCGGCTGACCCTGGTCAGGCTCACGGCTTCCGGCCGCGCCCTGTACAAGCGGCTCGAGAAGCGACGCGAGGCCTTCCTGCGCCATGCGCTGCACGGAATGGGGCCGGACGAGGTCGAGCTGATGGAGCGTCTCTTGGCCCAGGTCGAGTCCAATCTGGCCGATCCTGAACTGGCGGCGGTGTTCAAGCCGGACTCCACGGCCTGACAAGGCGCGGCTCATTCATGAATTCCTGATATCAATCTATAGGAACAATTCAATTCCGAAAAAGAATGCCCTTTGCTAACTTGGGCAGATCCCGTATCGGAATGCATGAATGAAAGCAGTCTTCGCAGGCTACGACCAGGAAGCGCTGGACTACCAGTACGACAACCAGCGCTACTGTCCCACCTTCCGCCAGACCCTGGACGAGGGCGCGCGCCTGAGCCTGGAGGCCGCACCCTTGCGCACCGAACACGATGTGCGATGGGGCGCGCACCAGGATGCCCGGCTGGACATCTACGCGCCGGCCGGGCCCGGCCCCCATCCCGTCGTCGTCTATGTGCATGGCGGCGCCTGGCTGGGGCAGAACAAGGAAGAAAGCGCCTTCGCTGCGTCCGCCTTCGTGCGGGACGGCTGCATGTACGTGGCGCTGGGCTTTCCCCGCGCCTCGCAGGTGCCCTTCGCCGAGATGGTCGCCGCCGTGCGCGAAGGCGTCGGCTGGATCGTGCGCAACATCGCCCGCCATGGCGGCGATCCGTCGCGTATCGTGCTGATCGGCCATTCTTCCGGCAGCCATCTGGTTACCCAGTGCCTGATCCACGACTGGACGGCGGACGGCCTGCCGGGCAACGACTTCGCGGGCGCCGTGCTGGTCAGCGGGCTGGGCCATCTGGAGCCCGTGCGCCTGTCCTATCGCAACCAGCGCCTGCACCTGACGCCGGAGCAGGTGCGGGAGTTCTCGCTGCTGGACAACGAACCCAGCGGCCGCACGCCGGTCGTGGTGGCGGTGGCCCGCGGCGATACCGACGAGTTCCGCAGGCAGAGCGGGGAAGTGGCCCGCTACTGGCGCGAACGCGGCCTGCTGGCTTCCGAGCACGTGTTCGAAGGCCGTCATCACTTCGATGTGATCCTCGACCTGTGCGACCGGTCGAGCACCCTGTATCGCGCCGTCATGCAGTTGATCGAGGGGAGCGGCGCCCGCTTTGCCCACCGGAGAACTCCGACATGAGCAGCCTTTCCGATACTCCCCGCCGCGCGCTGGCCGTAGCCCTGTCGCTGTGCGCCTTCGGCACCGCCGCGCAGGCCGCCGACAACTGGCCGTCGCGGCCGATACGCGTGGTCGTGCCTTACGCGCCGGGCAACGCCGGCGACGTGACCTTCCGTATCGTCCAGCAGGAGCTGGAGGCCCGCCTGGGCGCCAACTTCTACATCGACAACAAGAGCGGCGCCTCGGGCAACATCGGCGCCGAGGACGTGGTCCGCGCCGCGCCCGACGGCTACACCCTGCTGCTGGGCGCGACCAACAACTTCGCCACCAACCAGTACCTGGCCAAGCTGCGCTACGACCCCATCAAGGACCTGTTGCCCATCACCGTCATCAACAACGCACCGGCCGTGGTCGTGGTCAATGCCAGCCTGCCGGCCAACAACCTGGCCGAACTGACCGCCTACGCCAAGAAAAACCCCGGCAAGCTGAACTACGGCACGCCGGGCAGCGGCACGCCGCCGCACCTGATCGGCGCCCTGTACGCACAGTCGGCCGGCATCGAACTCGTGCACGTGCCCTATCGCGGCTCGCCGCCCGCGGTGCAGGCGCTGCTGGCGGGCGACGTCCAGATCTTCTTCGCCTCGGCCGGCATCAGCACCGTGGCCGGCCACATCGCCAGCGGCAAGCTCAAGCCGCTGGCCGTGGCGGCGCCGCAGCGGCTGCCCGCGCTGCCCCAGGTCCAGACCACCGCCGAACAGGGCCTGCCCGACCTCGTGGCCGGCAACTGGTGGGGCCTGGCCGCGCCGGTGGGCACCGACCCGGCCATCGTCGGCAAGCTGGCCGACGCCGTGAAGGCCGCCGTGGCCAAGCCCGAGATCGCCCGGCAATTTGAGAAACTGGGCCTGACCGCGGTCGGCAACACCCCGGCCGAGTTCGGCGCCCAGATCCAGCGCGAGGCCGCCGTCTGGAAGGGCATCATCGAGAAGGCAGGCATCAAGGCGGAGTGAGCGCGCCAGGGGGCAGGCGCGGCCGGGCTGCAACCGGGGTGGGGGCGGTACAATGCCCCCCAGCTCCTTTCCATGACAACATAGGTTTCTCCCCCATGGCCCTCCAGTGCGGCATCGTGGGCCTGCCCAACGTCGGCAAGTCCACACTCTTCAATGCCTTGACCAAAGCCGGCATCGCCGCGGAAAACTACCCCTTCTGCACGATCGAACCCAACGTCGGCGTGGTCGAGGTTCCCGACCCGCGCCTCGATGCCCTGTCGGCCATCGTCAAGCCCGAACGCGTCGTGCCCGCCACCGTCGAATTCGTCGACATCGCGGGTCTCGTGGCCGGTGCCAGCACCGGCGAAGGCCTGGGCAACCAGTTCTTGGCCCACATCCGCGAAACCGACGCCATCGTCAATGTCGTGCGCTGTTTCGAGGACTCCAACGTCATCCATGTGGCCGGCAAGGTCGATCCCATCGCGGATATCGAGGTGATCGAGACCGAACTGGCGCTGGCCGACATGCAGACCGCCGAGAAGGCCGTCCATCGCAACAACAAGACCGCCCGGTCCGGCGACAAGGACGCCGCCAAGCTCGTGGCCGTGCTGGAGAAGTGCGTGGCGCAGCTCAACATGGCCAAGCCGATACGCGCGCTCGACCTGTCCGACGAAGAGAAGGCCCTGATCAAGCCGCTGTGCTTCATCACCGCCAAGCCCGCCATGTACGTGGGCAACGTCAAGGAAGACGGCTTCACCAATAATCCCCTGCTGGACAAGCTGGTCGAATACGCCAACAAGCAGAACGCGCCCACCGTGGCCATCTGCGCCGCCATCGAAGCCGAACTGGGCGAGATGGAGGACGAGGACCGCGCGGTGTTCCTGGCCGACATGGGCATGGAAGAGCCCGGCCTGAACCGCCTGATCCGGGCCGGCTTCAAGCTGCTGGGCCTGCAGACCTATTTCACCGCCGGCGTGAAGGAAGTGCGCGCCTGGACCGTGCCTATCGGCGCCACCGCGCCGCAGGCCGCGGGCGTGATCCACACCGACTTCGAGCGCGGCTTCATCCGCGCGCAGACCATCGCGTTCGACGACTTCATCCAGTACAAGGGCGAAGCGGGCGCGAAGGAAGCCGGCAAGATGCGGGCGGAAGGGAAGGAGTACATCGTCAAGGATGGGGATGTGATGAACTTCTTGTTCAACGTCTGACAGCTCTTGCGTCCACCCCGGCATGGGTGGGCGGCTCCTCGACATCCCCGCCCTGGCGCGTCCTCGGCGGGGATGTTTTCATTGGCGCGCGCAATCATGCCCCCGTCGCCGGCGCGGGCAGCGTGACCCCCTTGCGCACCGCTGGCCTCGCGGCCACGCGCTCATGCCACGCGGACAGATGCCGGTGCCGGCTGAAGTCGAAGTCGATGATGCGCGCGATGTGCGTCCAGCCGAAGGTCGCGATGTCGGCGACGGAGTACGTGTCGCCGGCCAGGTACGGATGCCCGGCCAGGCGGGTGTCGAGCACGGCGAAGACGTCTTCCGTCAGGCCCTGGTAGCGGGCGACGGCAGCGGGTAGGCGCTCCTGGGCGAACAGCTCGA of Pigmentiphaga sp. H8 contains these proteins:
- a CDS encoding tripartite tricarboxylate transporter substrate binding protein, with translation MSSLSDTPRRALAVALSLCAFGTAAQAADNWPSRPIRVVVPYAPGNAGDVTFRIVQQELEARLGANFYIDNKSGASGNIGAEDVVRAAPDGYTLLLGATNNFATNQYLAKLRYDPIKDLLPITVINNAPAVVVVNASLPANNLAELTAYAKKNPGKLNYGTPGSGTPPHLIGALYAQSAGIELVHVPYRGSPPAVQALLAGDVQIFFASAGISTVAGHIASGKLKPLAVAAPQRLPALPQVQTTAEQGLPDLVAGNWWGLAAPVGTDPAIVGKLADAVKAAVAKPEIARQFEKLGLTAVGNTPAEFGAQIQREAAVWKGIIEKAGIKAE
- a CDS encoding ABC transporter ATP-binding protein, coding for MNQPLIEISGLAIDYPARRRLGGPRERIRVVEGVDLSLDAGQTLGLVGESGSGKSSIGQTLLGAVPPAAGRIRVAQWDVGALRHRDLRAYRRTVQMVWQNPYASLTPTLPVGEQIGEPLRTDPGMDAAARSRRVAQLLDQVGLRAADAAKLPHQFSGGQRQRVAIARALAPSPRLIVLDEPVSALDVITQAQILRLLEAVQRETRVAYLLISHDIGVVRYLSDRVAVLRRGCLVESGDADQVCERPAHAYTRELIGSILEPGPLEPLADEMSAGTPSRPGPSWGGTSVQGPVRQRGECPR
- a CDS encoding alpha/beta hydrolase gives rise to the protein MKAVFAGYDQEALDYQYDNQRYCPTFRQTLDEGARLSLEAAPLRTEHDVRWGAHQDARLDIYAPAGPGPHPVVVYVHGGAWLGQNKEESAFAASAFVRDGCMYVALGFPRASQVPFAEMVAAVREGVGWIVRNIARHGGDPSRIVLIGHSSGSHLVTQCLIHDWTADGLPGNDFAGAVLVSGLGHLEPVRLSYRNQRLHLTPEQVREFSLLDNEPSGRTPVVVAVARGDTDEFRRQSGEVARYWRERGLLASEHVFEGRHHFDVILDLCDRSSTLYRAVMQLIEGSGARFAHRRTPT
- a CDS encoding MarR family winged helix-turn-helix transcriptional regulator; translation: MSSDTRAFPSQSTVHLQIARTYAACISAFEQYTDIHIVRWRVLFMLYNRGESTQKELAEHTGLDGWSITRAVKPMEEEGFIERELVRSDNRLTLVRLTASGRALYKRLEKRREAFLRHALHGMGPDEVELMERLLAQVESNLADPELAAVFKPDSTA
- a CDS encoding porin: MKHCSALWLAAGLCAAPAFGQSSVVIYGTVDAGVQVVDDIGGRSRWSLGSGAMQPERFGLRGVEDMGNGLKADFRLETGILTKSGRQVVADRLFNREASLGLSGAFGSFRMGRMPDLMYEFIPKYLSPPALTAIVAKHPGNWDNYASQYQFGNSAMYTTPDFGGFKLAAQYGFGEVPGDSRRNRNMSVGATYTAGPWRTALVASEHRNRPVDIAGRMGLTQAFGVTLTPGVAVTTDTVRNVAVGTSWRGASTIVGVAYSRTRMSALGGDATQHNVDIGGAWTYAPSQTVQATFTHSRFEGARWNQLKLVGIYGFSKRTSAYLLGQYQRAAGDAKFAAMQDIGVASGRSQTMLTAGIIHSF
- a CDS encoding dipeptide/oligopeptide/nickel ABC transporter permease/ATP-binding protein; translation: MDQSENAGRMMAAMVRLPRWLGLDVASRRLVPPGLRWPVLLFAFLIACALIGPWLAPHDPDAQDLLASLAGPSSGHWLGTDEQGRDVLSRLLYGLRVDLLAALLAVGCGAALGVPAGTLIGFVGGRFDRFCMWLVNAALSLPPIVLILAVVAVLGRGLYGSMVALGLVLSLAFIRLVRGQVLMLRRAPHVQAARLGGASRLRLLVFHVLPGVYPAIVIQVGLFLPVALLVEASLSYLGLSVQPPQSSLGSMLQAAQSASLTAPWQVLPPGIALVVVALVLNALADAVSDRLRPRTMAGGLLESARGRGRPARPAQDEEQIPLRVEGLRVMVADPATGPRLAVRDVDLRVDQGEIVAIVGESGSGKSLTAMSLLGLMPAGAHVAGGSVLLAGRQMVGAGAAQLRQARAHEIGVIFQDPHSCLNPVHTLGSQLIEPMVRLKGWPRAEARARALALLAEVGVTEPARRLDQYPHELSGGIAQRVMIAMALSREPRLLVADEATSALDTTVQAQVLELLARLRRERRLSILLITHSMGVVSHVADRVVVMYGGEVVETGPVGQVVHRPAHPYTRALLEAVPRNTARRGELAGLPGNVPRPGAEFPGCRFAPRCPRVAAACTEHPVALLASGAGLARCVRISGEAA